In a single window of the Candidatus Tisiphia endosymbiont of Nemotelus nigrinus genome:
- the yihA gene encoding ribosome biogenesis GTP-binding protein YihA/YsxC yields MSVDKVTRLFRQEVKFIAGVAKINQFPSTSLPEIAFVGKSNVGKSSLINSICNNSSLAKVSNTPGRTRQINFFSLVDKLILVDLPGYGFAEVPIYIKQQWEVLITYYLRMSVNLKLVNLLIDARRGLKQNDMEIAKLLLSCNKDFQIVFTKSDKVTHKENLTTIAQNFLATLGYSCNVIYTSSRSKEGAKELQFSLAKCIKL; encoded by the coding sequence ATGTCGGTTGATAAGGTTACAAGGCTATTTCGTCAGGAGGTAAAATTTATAGCTGGTGTGGCAAAAATCAATCAGTTTCCTAGTACATCTTTGCCAGAGATTGCCTTTGTTGGTAAATCAAATGTTGGTAAGTCGAGTTTGATTAATAGTATATGTAATAATTCAAGTCTTGCTAAGGTTTCTAATACTCCTGGTCGCACTAGGCAAATAAATTTTTTCTCCCTTGTCGATAAACTTATTTTAGTTGATCTTCCAGGATACGGCTTTGCTGAAGTTCCCATATATATAAAACAACAATGGGAAGTATTAATAACATACTATCTCAGAATGAGTGTAAACCTCAAATTAGTAAATTTATTGATTGATGCTAGAAGAGGGCTGAAGCAGAATGATATGGAAATTGCTAAATTGTTACTTTCTTGCAATAAAGATTTTCAAATTGTTTTCACAAAGTCAGATAAGGTAACACATAAAGAAAACCTAACGACGATAGCACAGAATTTTCTTGCAACTTTAGGCTACTCCTGTAATGTAATTTATACAAGTAGTAGGAGTAAAGAAGGTGCAAAAGAATTGCAATTTAGTTTGGCAAAATGCATTAAATTATAA
- the yidC gene encoding membrane protein insertase YidC: MNHNIFNLAAAIVLSIGIIFGWQYFYDKPRLQKLEQQNKIHNKQVQELKKKNIQVEIPKEGEASISAKRIRINSKLLSGSISLKGLRFDDLILLKYKQDLSPNSKPVVLFANSQSEEAYFAEIGWFNKDNSTILPDSETLWQADNDELTPTKAVNLSWINKDGIKFLITISMDSNYLFTIEQTTVNDSNQPISVQYYGLINRKYIGKEKSVNILHQGPIGVIDGRLKEHSFDDLKDKKTEKFLQGTVDWLGITDKYWLASLIPDKVSMYSSNFNYAIKNGVEKYQVDFISPAHTIGVGKKFTMSQKLFAGAKKVDLLDQYEKQYNIKLFDRAIDFGWFYIITKPVFNAMNFFYLYVGNFGVSILIVTVIIKLLMFTLANKSYRSMKRMKNLQPEVERIRALYADDKMRANQEVMALYKREKANPLAGCLPIIVQIPVFFSIYKVLYVTIEMRQAPFFGWIKDLSAPDPTSIFNLFGLLPFTCPSFLMIGVWPILMALTMFLQQRMSPEPAEPIQAQVMKFMPLVFLVMFSSFPAGLLIYWSWNNILSIIQQYYINKLDNNVG, encoded by the coding sequence ATGAATCACAACATATTTAACTTGGCAGCTGCAATTGTCCTGTCCATTGGTATTATTTTTGGATGGCAATACTTTTATGATAAACCAAGATTACAAAAACTAGAACAGCAAAATAAAATACATAATAAGCAAGTTCAAGAGTTAAAGAAAAAGAATATTCAAGTAGAAATCCCTAAAGAAGGTGAAGCATCTATTTCTGCTAAGAGAATTCGGATAAACTCAAAATTACTTTCTGGATCAATTTCTTTAAAAGGACTCCGGTTTGATGATTTAATTTTGTTGAAATATAAGCAAGATCTATCACCAAACAGTAAACCTGTTGTATTATTTGCTAATTCTCAGTCAGAAGAAGCTTATTTTGCTGAAATAGGCTGGTTTAATAAAGATAACAGTACTATCCTTCCTGATAGCGAAACTCTTTGGCAGGCTGATAATGATGAGTTAACTCCTACAAAAGCTGTAAATTTATCATGGATTAACAAAGATGGGATTAAATTCTTGATTACGATAAGTATGGATAGTAATTACTTATTTACCATAGAGCAAACTACGGTAAATGATAGTAATCAACCAATTTCAGTCCAATATTATGGACTAATTAACCGTAAATATATTGGCAAAGAGAAATCAGTTAATATACTACATCAAGGACCAATTGGGGTTATTGATGGTAGGCTTAAAGAGCATTCTTTTGATGATTTAAAAGATAAGAAAACTGAAAAATTTTTGCAAGGCACTGTTGATTGGTTGGGCATAACAGATAAATATTGGTTAGCCTCCTTAATTCCGGATAAAGTTAGTATGTATAGTTCTAACTTTAATTATGCAATAAAAAACGGTGTTGAAAAATACCAAGTCGATTTCATTTCTCCAGCTCACACTATAGGAGTAGGAAAAAAGTTCACTATGTCACAAAAATTATTTGCCGGAGCAAAGAAAGTTGACTTATTGGATCAATATGAAAAGCAATATAATATTAAGTTATTTGACCGGGCAATTGATTTTGGTTGGTTTTATATAATTACTAAGCCAGTCTTTAATGCTATGAACTTTTTCTATCTCTATGTTGGTAACTTTGGTGTTAGTATCTTGATTGTAACCGTTATCATAAAACTGTTAATGTTTACTTTGGCTAATAAATCATATCGTTCTATGAAAAGAATGAAAAATCTTCAGCCTGAAGTGGAAAGAATTAGAGCTTTATATGCTGATGATAAAATGAGAGCTAACCAAGAAGTTATGGCTTTGTACAAAAGGGAAAAGGCTAATCCTCTTGCTGGTTGTCTGCCGATTATTGTACAAATCCCGGTATTTTTCTCAATTTATAAAGTGTTATACGTAACTATTGAGATGCGTCAAGCACCATTTTTTGGTTGGATAAAAGATTTATCTGCTCCTGATCCAACATCAATTTTCAACTTATTCGGATTACTGCCATTCACTTGCCCAAGCTTTCTAATGATTGGTGTATGGCCTATTCTCATGGCTCTGACTATGTTCTTACAGCAAAGGATGAGTCCAGAGCCAGCTGAGCCGATTCAAGCGCAAGTAATGAAATTTATGCCGCTAGTTTTTTTAGTAATGTTTAGTAGTTTTCCAGCGGGGTTATTAATTTATTGGTCCTGGAATAATATTTTATCAATAATTCAGCAATATTACATTAATAAGCTAGATAATAATGTCGGTTGA
- a CDS encoding IS481 family transposase, with product MGQILHGCAKTTEAIRFAIQNSQESLKTLARKYSINPKTVAKWKKRTTLQDTCMGPKEPSSTVLTSEEEAMCIAFRKHTLLSLDDCLYALQVSIPKLTRSSLHRLLQRHNVSRLPEVKGNNKTKKKFKLYPIGYFHIDIAEVKTEEGKLYLFVAIDRTSKFVYVELLPRCTKTETAQFLRNLIKAIPYKIHTILTDNGIQFTNRTVDKHAWMHIFDRICYEYNIEHRLTKVNHPWTNGQVERMNRTIKEATVKRFYYDNHQQLKQHLYDFINAYNFAKRLKALKGLTPYEFIIKTWTSDPNKFIINPNLHILGLNT from the coding sequence ATGGGACAAATATTACACGGCTGTGCCAAAACGACAGAGGCAATACGTTTCGCAATCCAAAATAGTCAAGAGAGCTTAAAGACTTTAGCAAGAAAATATTCTATTAATCCTAAAACAGTTGCTAAGTGGAAGAAACGAACTACATTACAAGATACTTGTATGGGTCCCAAAGAACCATCTTCTACAGTATTAACTTCTGAAGAAGAAGCTATGTGTATAGCATTTCGTAAACACACTTTATTATCTTTAGATGATTGCTTATATGCTTTACAAGTCAGTATTCCCAAGCTTACTAGATCTTCTTTACATAGACTTCTTCAACGCCATAATGTTAGTAGGTTACCGGAAGTAAAAGGAAATAACAAAACCAAGAAGAAGTTTAAACTTTATCCAATTGGTTATTTCCATATAGATATTGCTGAAGTCAAAACAGAAGAAGGTAAACTCTATCTATTTGTTGCTATTGATCGCACTTCAAAGTTTGTGTATGTAGAACTTTTACCAAGATGTACCAAGACAGAAACAGCACAATTTCTTCGTAATTTAATTAAAGCTATACCTTATAAAATTCATACTATTTTGACAGATAATGGTATTCAATTTACTAACAGAACAGTAGATAAGCATGCTTGGATGCATATTTTTGATCGTATTTGCTATGAATACAATATTGAACACAGGCTAACAAAAGTTAATCATCCATGGACTAATGGACAGGTAGAACGTATGAATCGTACTATTAAAGAGGCAACTGTTAAACGTTTTTATTATGACAATCATCAGCAACTTAAACAACATTTATATGATTTTATCAATGCCTACAATTTCGCAAAAAGACTTAAAGCTCTTAAAGGTTTAACTCCTTATGAATTTATCATAAAAACATGGACATCTGATCCAAATAAATTTATTATTAACCCTAACCTCCACATCCTGGGACTAAACACCTAA
- a CDS encoding DUF465 domain-containing protein — MNIKNHIQSLQKKHDDLQRLINAAFLHFQDDIKIKQLKKQKLMLKDKILLLYKNITNN, encoded by the coding sequence ATGAATATCAAGAACCATATACAAAGTTTACAAAAAAAACATGATGATTTACAAAGACTAATAAACGCTGCATTTTTACATTTTCAGGATGATATTAAAATCAAACAATTAAAGAAACAAAAATTAATGTTAAAAGATAAAATATTGTTGCTATATAAGAACATTACCAACAATTAA
- the tgt gene encoding tRNA guanosine(34) transglycosylase Tgt, protein MQKFSFDLQSQHKKARAGIITTRHGQIRTPAFMPVGTKGTVKAMLPEAVESTGADIILGNTYHLMLQPGAERIAKFGGLRKFMNWSKPVLSDSGGFQVMSLSKLRKITEEGVIFNSHIDGSKHMLTPERATEIQYLLDSTITMAFDECTPYPVKFEQAKSSMELTSRWGKRSRKAFVQREGYGQFGIVQGSVYQELRVESAQNLAELDFEGYAIGGLAVGEGQEIMFEVLDYAPDLLPENKPRYLMGVGKPDDIIGAVARGIDMFDCVIPTRSGRNGQAFTKYGIVNIRNSTYKDDQEPLEYDCSCPACKNYNKAYLHHLVKSKEILGAVLMTWHNLVYFQELMSRIRQYIQQGKDFDFIN, encoded by the coding sequence ATGCAAAAATTTTCATTTGACTTACAGTCTCAACATAAAAAAGCCAGAGCTGGTATTATAACTACTAGGCATGGTCAAATACGTACGCCGGCTTTTATGCCAGTAGGCACAAAAGGTACGGTAAAAGCTATGTTACCTGAAGCAGTGGAATCTACTGGAGCTGATATAATACTTGGTAATACTTATCATTTAATGTTGCAGCCAGGTGCTGAAAGAATTGCTAAATTTGGAGGTTTACGTAAATTTATGAATTGGTCAAAGCCTGTACTTAGCGATTCAGGTGGTTTTCAGGTGATGTCCCTATCAAAATTACGTAAAATTACAGAAGAAGGAGTAATTTTTAACTCACATATTGATGGTAGTAAGCATATGTTAACTCCTGAGCGAGCGACAGAGATACAGTATCTTCTCGATAGTACTATTACTATGGCGTTTGATGAATGCACTCCATATCCAGTAAAATTTGAGCAAGCAAAATCATCGATGGAATTAACATCTAGGTGGGGAAAGCGTTCAAGAAAGGCATTTGTTCAAAGAGAAGGTTATGGTCAATTTGGTATTGTGCAGGGAAGTGTATACCAAGAGCTACGTGTTGAGTCAGCACAGAATTTAGCAGAATTAGATTTTGAAGGTTATGCTATTGGGGGGTTGGCAGTAGGTGAAGGACAAGAGATAATGTTTGAAGTACTAGACTATGCTCCAGATTTATTACCTGAAAATAAACCAAGATATCTTATGGGAGTTGGTAAACCAGATGATATTATTGGAGCAGTTGCTAGAGGAATAGATATGTTTGATTGTGTTATTCCAACGCGTTCTGGTCGGAATGGTCAGGCTTTCACCAAATATGGTATAGTAAATATTCGCAATAGCACATATAAAGATGATCAGGAACCTCTTGAATATGATTGTTCATGCCCAGCATGTAAAAATTATAATAAAGCTTACTTGCACCATTTGGTAAAGAGCAAAGAGATTTTAGGAGCAGTACTTATGACTTGGCATAATTTGGTGTATTTCCAAGAATTAATGTCAAGAATAAGACAATATATTCAACAAGGAAAAGACTTTGATTTTATCAATTAG
- a CDS encoding IS110 family transposase — MVKENNDKQKLEIMNPNAAGIDIGSREHYVCVPVGRDKEVVKKFAAFTSDLKEMVNWLKECKIKTIAMESTGVYWIPVFQILETNGFEVKLVNARYAKNVPGRKTDVKDCQWLQRLHSYGLLNGSFRPNNQICVLRSYLRQRDRLIKSSRIHINRMQKALNEMNIQLHHVISDITGISGMKIIKAIIVGERDAKKLAEFKDYRIKSNSETIIKALEGDYRKEQLAILKQELELYEFYLTKIEECDKSIKECYEEFDKYNGDAILEGNDKKRKVSKNAPKTFDLRQSLYNVSGIDFSKIPGFDVLTVQTMIAEVGLDMSKWKTEKHFTSWLGLSPNNQITGGKVFKTRTKKVINKASIALRMSALSLGKGKSALAGYYRRMKNKIGSPKAITATARKLACLFYRLLKYGQDYVEQGIEAYEKQYQEKMIENLRKQAVKLGFELVTIEPC; from the coding sequence ATGGTAAAGGAAAATAATGATAAACAGAAATTGGAAATAATGAATCCTAATGCAGCAGGGATTGATATCGGCTCTAGAGAACATTATGTTTGTGTACCAGTTGGCAGAGATAAAGAAGTTGTTAAAAAATTTGCTGCTTTTACTAGTGATTTAAAAGAAATGGTAAATTGGTTAAAAGAATGTAAGATTAAGACGATAGCCATGGAATCAACAGGTGTATATTGGATACCGGTGTTTCAAATATTAGAGACTAATGGGTTTGAGGTTAAATTAGTTAATGCCCGTTATGCAAAAAATGTCCCTGGACGTAAGACAGATGTGAAAGATTGTCAGTGGTTACAAAGGTTACATAGCTATGGTTTATTAAACGGTTCATTTCGTCCTAATAACCAAATATGCGTATTGCGTAGTTATCTAAGGCAAAGAGATAGATTAATAAAAAGTAGTAGAATTCATATTAATCGTATGCAAAAAGCCCTTAATGAAATGAATATCCAATTACATCATGTAATTAGTGACATCACTGGTATTAGTGGAATGAAGATAATTAAAGCTATTATAGTTGGAGAAAGAGACGCTAAAAAGTTAGCTGAATTTAAAGATTATCGTATTAAGAGCAACAGTGAAACTATCATTAAGGCATTAGAGGGAGATTATAGAAAAGAACAGCTTGCTATCCTAAAGCAAGAGTTAGAGTTATATGAATTCTATCTCACTAAAATAGAAGAATGTGATAAATCAATCAAAGAATGTTACGAGGAATTTGATAAATATAATGGCGATGCTATTTTAGAGGGAAATGATAAAAAGCGTAAAGTAAGCAAAAATGCCCCTAAAACATTTGATTTGAGACAATCTTTATATAATGTATCAGGGATAGATTTTAGCAAAATACCAGGATTTGATGTATTAACCGTGCAAACAATGATAGCGGAAGTAGGTTTAGATATGAGTAAATGGAAGACAGAAAAGCATTTTACTTCATGGCTTGGTCTTAGCCCTAATAATCAAATTACTGGTGGAAAAGTTTTTAAAACAAGAACCAAGAAAGTAATTAATAAAGCAAGCATAGCACTTCGAATGTCTGCTTTGAGTTTAGGGAAAGGGAAATCGGCACTAGCTGGTTATTATAGACGGATGAAAAACAAGATTGGGTCACCAAAAGCCATTACTGCTACTGCAAGAAAATTAGCATGTTTATTTTATCGGTTACTAAAATACGGTCAGGATTATGTAGAGCAAGGAATTGAAGCATATGAAAAGCAATATCAGGAAAAAATGATAGAAAATTTAAGAAAACAAGCGGTAAAGCTAGGTTTTGAGCTGGTTACAATAGAACCTTGCTAA
- a CDS encoding portal protein: MADSDLNKKIEYFDNLKTKREKWHHIWDELKKYVCPQTESNKVIFDSTSIWSREQLASGLQSLLVNPAMNWFNLTIVAENDEQQQYLTTAERGMLAQMLEKTLMDIFNNPASNFYSQIHQFFLNLSAFGTAIFYVEEDLELAQTLFFRNINLQECYFEENKFGFVNTMYRLFSMPIKTASAKWADFAPFKERLARNPSKKLLKSILARFYCNQLKT, from the coding sequence ATGGCTGATAGTGATTTAAACAAAAAGATTGAATATTTTGATAATCTCAAAACTAAACGAGAGAAATGGCATCATATATGGGATGAGCTGAAGAAATATGTTTGCCCACAAACTGAGAGCAATAAGGTAATATTTGACTCAACTTCTATTTGGTCACGGGAACAATTAGCATCAGGTTTACAAAGCTTGTTGGTAAACCCAGCAATGAATTGGTTTAACCTTACTATAGTTGCTGAAAATGACGAGCAACAGCAATATTTAACCACCGCTGAACGCGGCATGTTAGCCCAAATGCTAGAAAAAACCCTAATGGACATATTCAATAATCCGGCTTCTAATTTTTATAGTCAGATTCATCAGTTTTTTTTGAATTTATCAGCTTTTGGCACTGCGATATTCTATGTTGAAGAAGATTTAGAATTAGCACAAACTCTGTTCTTTCGTAATATTAATTTACAGGAATGTTATTTTGAAGAGAACAAGTTTGGTTTTGTTAATACAATGTACCGACTATTTAGCATGCCAATTAAAACTGCGTCAGCTAAATGGGCAGATTTTGCCCCTTTCAAGGAGAGGTTAGCCCGAAATCCTTCTAAGAAACTGCTAAAAAGTATTTTAGCAAGGTTCTATTGTAACCAGCTCAAAACCTAG